One genomic region from Vanacampus margaritifer isolate UIUO_Vmar chromosome 2, RoL_Vmar_1.0, whole genome shotgun sequence encodes:
- the cd9r gene encoding CD9 antigen isoform X2 gives MALDGCGLVCKYILFLFNLIFAVLGCALLGLGLWLRFSDNTRPIFEIDALNSSTFVLGVILLIALGTVMLVVVTVGDYGACSEKKCALQVFSVLLFILAVAETVVGVLAYARREEVGMRVTEFYNSIYTLYAASGDAGLGVTLMFVHEMLHCCGVTGITLLESLQKTCPKPKGFLENIIMPTCPGVITDFFNSNAPMVMAIFIGTGALLITALVCAIILLKEIKKALLASAAQYSAVY, from the exons ATGGCTCTGGACGGATGTGGCCTCGTTTGCAAATATATCCTCTTCCTCTTCAACCTGATTTTTGCG gtgCTGGGTTGTGCCTTACTGGGTCTGGGCCTGTGGCTGAGGTTCAGTGACAACACCAGACCAATCTTTGAAATTGACGCCCTTAACTCCAGCACATTTGTGTTGG gtgTGATTTTACTGATAGCGCTTGGCACAGTGATGTTGGTCGTGGTTACGGTTGGAGACTACGGGGCCTGCAGTGAGAAGAAATGTGCTCTCCAAGTG TTCTCGGTTCTCTTGTTCATCCTGGCGGTTGCAGAGACCGTTGTTGGTGTGCTTGCTTACGCCAGGAGGGAAGAG GTTGGGATGAGAGTCACAGAGTTCTACAATAGCATCTATACTCTGTATGCAGCCAGTGGAGATGCTGGCCTTGGCGTCACACTCATGTTCGTTCATGAGATG CTTCATTGTTGCGGCGTGACAGGGATCACGTTGTTGGAGTCTCTTCAAAAGACCTGCCCTAAGCCAAAAGGGTTCTTGGAAAATATCATCATGCCT ACATGTCCTGGTGTTATCACTGATTTCTTCAATAGCAACGCACCAATGGTGATGGCCATCTTCATTGGAACAGGCGCTTTGTTG ATCACTGCCCTGGTGTGCGCCATTATCCTCTTGAAAGAGATCAAGAAAGCCCTGCTAGCCAGCGCTGCCCAATACTCCGCTGTTTACTAG
- the cd9r gene encoding CD9 antigen isoform X1: protein MALDGCGLVCKYILFLFNLIFAVLGCALLGLGLWLRFSDNTRPIFEIDALNSSTFVLGVILLIALGTVMLVVVTVGDYGACSEKKCALQVFSVLLFILAVAETVVGVLAYARREEVGMRVTEFYNSIYTLYAASGDAGLGVTLMFVHEMLHCCGVTGITLLESLQKTCPKPKGFLENIIMPTCPGVITDFFNSNAPMVMAIFIGTGALLIIALICSTILNRKLNESSSSPQYIILTNASPSLANVSQNELVSSSYPDQEPAILTPLTAANTTVIQT, encoded by the exons ATGGCTCTGGACGGATGTGGCCTCGTTTGCAAATATATCCTCTTCCTCTTCAACCTGATTTTTGCG gtgCTGGGTTGTGCCTTACTGGGTCTGGGCCTGTGGCTGAGGTTCAGTGACAACACCAGACCAATCTTTGAAATTGACGCCCTTAACTCCAGCACATTTGTGTTGG gtgTGATTTTACTGATAGCGCTTGGCACAGTGATGTTGGTCGTGGTTACGGTTGGAGACTACGGGGCCTGCAGTGAGAAGAAATGTGCTCTCCAAGTG TTCTCGGTTCTCTTGTTCATCCTGGCGGTTGCAGAGACCGTTGTTGGTGTGCTTGCTTACGCCAGGAGGGAAGAG GTTGGGATGAGAGTCACAGAGTTCTACAATAGCATCTATACTCTGTATGCAGCCAGTGGAGATGCTGGCCTTGGCGTCACACTCATGTTCGTTCATGAGATG CTTCATTGTTGCGGCGTGACAGGGATCACGTTGTTGGAGTCTCTTCAAAAGACCTGCCCTAAGCCAAAAGGGTTCTTGGAAAATATCATCATGCCT ACATGTCCTGGTGTTATCACTGATTTCTTCAATAGCAACGCACCAATGGTGATGGCCATCTTCATTGGAACAGGCGCTTTGTTG ATCATTGCTCTAATATGCAGCACGATCCTCAATCGGAAGCTCAATGAGTCCAGCTCATCTCCTCAGTACATCATTTTGACCAACGCTTCTCCATCCCTGGCTAACGTGTCTCAGAATGAGCTCGTCTCCAGCTCGTACCCTGACCAAGAACCTGCCATCTTGACTCCTCTCACAGCGGCCAACACCACTGTGATCCAGACTTAG